From a region of the Asterias amurensis chromosome 2, ASM3211899v1 genome:
- the LOC139954340 gene encoding 3-beta-hydroxysteroid-Delta(8),Delta(7)-isomerase-like, whose translation MASNVSHPYYPLGLEVPHYKENSLGNAVTPITLGSFVVIFVCFWKFVKQDRFNRLLGSWEKAALCWWGLCGCIHMVLEGYVSMNSGTFPGENNILAQIWKEYTKGDSRYVQSDACIIIMEGLTAWLEGPGCFFIMWAFLTRHPMRHVLQFGVSIGQFYGTLLYFFTEMFDGLTHGPRFHPLYFWGYVFGLNSPWLVVPPILIYQSWKQLNLAQGLLDKETGFNPVKEFSKKHR comes from the exons ATGGCTTCAAACGTATCTCATCCGTACTATCCACTGGGCTTGGAGGTGCCCCACTACAAGGAAAACAGTCTCGGCAATGCGGTCACACCCATTACTCTGGGCTCCTTCGTTGTCATCTTCGTGTGCTTCTGGAAGTTCGTGAAGCAGGACCGGTTTAACCGTCTCCTAGGATCATGGGAGAAGGCTGCGCTGTGCTGGTGGGGGTTGTGTGGTTGCATCCACATGGTGTTGGAGGGGTACGTCAGCATGAACAGCGGCACTTTCCCTGGGGAAAACAACATCTTGGCGCAAATCT GGAAAGAGTACACCAAGGGAGATAGCAGATACGTGCA GTCTGATGCATGTATTATAATCATGGAGGGACTGACGGCATGGCTTGAAGGTCCCGGATGTTTCTTCATCATGTGGGCGTTTCTTACCAGACACCCAATGCGTCACGTGCTCCAGTTCGGAGTCTCCATTGGTCAATTCTACG GTACGCTTCTGTACTTCTTCACCGAGATGTTCGACGGCCTAACCCACGGCCCCAGGTTCCATCCTCTGTACTTCTGGGGCTACGTCTTCGGCTTGAACTCGCCTTGGCTCGTGGTGCCTCCAATCCTAATATATCAGTCATGGAAGCAACTCAACCTGGCCCAGGGGCTCCTGGACAAAGAGACTGGATTCAACCCAGTAAAAGAGTTCTCAAAAAAACATAGATGA
- the LOC139954321 gene encoding uncharacterized protein isoform X2 — MEDDNQDRGGRRQTKDLAKAEQLDKRPDTLSKDLGSGSSLQDSKQSPSLNNRHARRDREDAFRKSKSEEVFECCKEMGQRKDSENVRTAGSGCSSPTSSTAGVDINHRLPPESPGAWSPSASQIHYMADSPLTPTRFRSKSEADTSTNPIHAQAIISTSVRPKERRTSSSSSTDAQSPVSVDSPRGEPAGSASGSLSLHGSSIAGSSASLTPSSSSRSRTPSLSPSGISSSAIPPVDPAALADIEKHCKRVADNVDLMMGHLSSTLQNMSAITVGHTQTYRDAVEKAGVTVDQSVKCMYALIAKCEELNRTMEPVHKLANQIKSVKRLLEEMEAACK, encoded by the exons ATGGAGGATGACAATCAAGATAGAGGAGGCCGAAGACAAACCAAGGATCTCGCAAAAGCTGAGCAACTTGATAAGAGACCGGACACTTTGTCTAAAGATTTAGGTAGCGGTAGCTCCCTGCAAGACAGTAAACAATCACCGAGTTTGAACAATAGACATGCCAGGAGAGACAGAGAGGATGCGTTCCGTAAGAGCAAATCAGAAGAAGTATTTGAGTGCTGCAAAGAGATGGGTCAGCGTAAAGATTCAGAGAATGTTCGGACAGCTGGATCAGGGTGTAGTAGCCCCACGAGTAGCACAGCAGGGGTGGACATCAACCACCGCTTACCACCTGAATCTCCTGGTGCCTGGTCGCCTAGTGCCTCACAGATACACTATATGGCGGACTCGCCGCTTACCCCAACGAGATTCCGCTCCAAATCCGAGGCAGACACAAGTACGAACCCAATCCATGCCCAGGCTATAATAAGCACAAGCGTGCGACCAAAAGAACGAAGGACCAGTTCATCGTCGTCCACGGATGCACAGTCGCCAGTTAGTGTGGATTCGCCGCGGGGTGAGCCAGCAGGCTCAGCGTCTGGATCCCTTTCGCTGCATG GCAGTAGCATAGCAGGCTCATCAGCGAGTCTCACCCCTTCATCTTCATCACGTAGCCGCACCCCTTCCTTGAGCCCCTCTGGGATCAGCTCCAGTGCAATTCCCCCGGTGGACCCTGCGGCCCTGGCCGATATTGAGAAACACTGTAAGAGGGTGGCAGATAATGTCGACCTCATGATGGGACACCTGTCTAGTACACTACAGAAT ATGTCGGCAATTACTGTTGGTCATACTCAGACATACAGAGATGCTGTGGAAAAAGCCGGAGTCACTGTTGATCAAAGCGTTAAG TGTATGTATGCTCTGATCGCTAAGTGTGAAGAGCTCAACAGGACTATGGAGCCCGTACACAAACTTGCCAACCAAAT
- the LOC139933969 gene encoding 3-beta-hydroxysteroid-Delta(8),Delta(7)-isomerase-like, which translates to MASNVSHPYYPLGIEVPHYKENSFGNAVTPIALTIFFFIFMAVWKYVKQDRFDRALGSWEKAALGWWGLCGCIHMAVEGYVSLNSTTFPGEDNFLAQIWKEYAKGDSRYVQANACIIIMEGLTAWLEGPGCFVIVWAFLNRHPMRYALQFGVSIGQYYGTLLYFFTEMFDGLSHGPRFHPIYFWTYVFGMNSPWLVVPPILIYQSWKQLTLAQGLLDKETGFNPVKGGVSKKIR; encoded by the exons ATGGCTTCAAACGTGTCTCATCCGTACTATCCACTGGGGATTGAAGTGCCCCACTACAAGGAAAACAGTTTCGGCAACGCGGTCACACCCATTGCCTTGACtattttcttcttcatcttcatgGCCGTCTGGAAGTACGTGAAGCAGGACCGGTTTGACCGTGCCCTGGGTTCGTGGGAGAAGGCAGCGCTGGGCTGGTGGGGGTTGTGTGGTTGCATCCACATGGCCGTGGAGGGGTACGTAAGCCTGAACAGCACAACTTTTCCCGGGGAAGACAACTTCTTGGCGCAAATAT GGAAAGAGTATGCAAAGGGTGATAGCAGATATGTGCA GGCAAATGCTTGTATTATTATCATGGAGGGGCTGACGGCATGGCTTGAAGGTCCCGGATGTTTCGTCATTGTGTGGGCGTTCCTTAACAGACACCCAATGCGTTACGCACTCCAGTTTGGCGTCTCCATTGGCCAATACTACG GTACGCTTCTGTACTTCTTCACCGAGATGTTCGATGGTCTATCCCACGGTCCCCGGTTCCACCCTATATACTTCTGGACTTACGTATTCGGGATGAACTCACCCTGGCTGGTGGTGCCACCAATCCTAATCTATCAGTCCTGGAAGCAACTCACCCTAGCCCAGGGGCTTCTGGACAAAGAGACTGGATTCAACCCAGTTAAAGGTGGTGTCTCCAAAAAAATTAGATGA
- the LOC139934023 gene encoding uncharacterized protein gives MIRVAVIGGGPAGLCAARYLGAKPDVFKFVVYEQTDDIGGTWVYTDEVGTNKYGQPVQSSMYSNLRTNLPKQVMMFPDLPIDEGGKTSFITHFEVLQYLKRYATTSNVYDKLKLLTRVESVKPVTSDNKTSWEVIVKSLDNPDAAPQVNQFDAVMVCNGHYAVPRFPDIPGVDSFTGKLLHSHDYRHPEDFNGKTLLMLGAGNSGRDIAMNLCPNVKKIYLSHLHPAIECPLPDNLIQVPDIKRVEEETVVFTDGRSVKADVIMLCTGYQYNFPFLKPECEVEVDRNRVTPLYRHVIHTQFPSLSFIGIPWRVCPFPQISCQVRFAMAALDGTMKLPSHTEMNADIQKDYDQRRNEWKMPHRYAHMMGGLQWDYNKELLQLAGVDDDIPPAIKKLYEKVSQVRSADLMNYKKHNFELTNNMEDWRSIEPAM, from the exons ATGATCAGAGTAGCGGTTATTGGTGGCGGACCTGCCGGTTTGTGTGCTGCAAGGTATCTAGGCGCTAAGCCCGATGTATTCAAGTTCGTCGTCTACGAGCAGACAGATGACATAGGAGGCACTTGGGTTTACACGGATGAAGTAGGCACCAATAAATATGGCCAGCCTGTTCAGTCAAGCATGTACAGCAACCTCAG GACAAACTTACCCAAGCAAGTCATGATGTTCCCAGATCTTCCCATAGATGAGGGCGGTAAAACCTCATTCATTACACACTTTGAGGTCCTCCAGTATCTGAAGCGATACGCAACAACTTCCAATGTATACGACAAGTTGAAG CTGCTGACGAGAGTAGAGTCTGTGAAACCGGTCACCAGTGACAACAAGACATCATGGGAAGTCATTGTAAAGAGTTTGGACAACCCAGACGCTGCACCGCAGGTCAACCAGTTCGATGCTGTGATGGTCTGTAATGG CCACTATGCTGTGCCAAGGTTCCCCGATATTCCCGGTGTGGACTCCTTTACCGGTAAGCTGCTCCATAGCCACGACTACCGGCATCCCGAAGATTTCAACGGAAAGACTCTGCTGATGTTGGGTGCTGGAAATTCTGGTCGAGATATTGCTATGAACCTTTGCCCCAATGTAAAGAAAATATATCTCAGTCATCTTCACCCAGCTATTGAGTGTCCGCTGCCTGATAATCTTATACAGGTACCTGATATAAAACGTGTTGAGGAGGAGACAGTTGTATTCACAGATGGCCGGAGTGTCAAGGCAGACGTCATCATGTTGTGTACCGGTTACCAGTACAACTTTCCATTCTTGAAACCAGAATGCGAAGTCGAGGTTGACAGAAACCGTGTCACACCTCTCTATAGACATGTCATTCACACACAGTTCCCTTCCCTCTCCTTCATTGGTATACCATGGAGAGTCTGCCCCTTCCCGCAGATAAGTTGCCAAGTACGTTTTGCCATGGCCGCGCTGGACGGCACAATGAAACTGCCCAGTCACACTGAAATGAACGCCGACATCCAAAAGGACTACGACCAACGGCGTAATGAGTGGAAAATGCCACACCGCTACGCTCACATGATGGGTGGGCTGCAGTGGGACTACAACAAGGAATTACTCCAGTTGGCTGGTGTGGATGATGATATCCCACCAGCCATTAAAAAACTGTATGAAAAAGTAAGTCAAGTTAGGTCAGCAGACCTCATGAACTACAAGAAACATAATTTCGAGCTGACCAACAACATGGAAGATTGGAGAAGCATCGAGCCAGCAATGTGA
- the LOC139954321 gene encoding uncharacterized protein isoform X1 has translation MEDDNQDRGGRRQTKDLAKAEQLDKRPDTLSKDLGSGSSLQDSKQSPSLNNRHARRDREDAFRKSKSEEVFECCKEMGQRKDSENVRTAGSGCSSPTSSTAGVDINHRLPPESPGAWSPSASQIHYMADSPLTPTRFRSKSEADTSTNPIHAQAIISTSVRPKERRTSSSSSTDAQSPVSVDSPRGEPAGSASGSLSLHGTVTREGEMVSFVADDLMEKIRQSGDPLKAKNRGSSIAGSSASLTPSSSSRSRTPSLSPSGISSSAIPPVDPAALADIEKHCKRVADNVDLMMGHLSSTLQNMSAITVGHTQTYRDAVEKAGVTVDQSVKCMYALIAKCEELNRTMEPVHKLANQIKSVKRLLEEMEAACK, from the exons ATGGAGGATGACAATCAAGATAGAGGAGGCCGAAGACAAACCAAGGATCTCGCAAAAGCTGAGCAACTTGATAAGAGACCGGACACTTTGTCTAAAGATTTAGGTAGCGGTAGCTCCCTGCAAGACAGTAAACAATCACCGAGTTTGAACAATAGACATGCCAGGAGAGACAGAGAGGATGCGTTCCGTAAGAGCAAATCAGAAGAAGTATTTGAGTGCTGCAAAGAGATGGGTCAGCGTAAAGATTCAGAGAATGTTCGGACAGCTGGATCAGGGTGTAGTAGCCCCACGAGTAGCACAGCAGGGGTGGACATCAACCACCGCTTACCACCTGAATCTCCTGGTGCCTGGTCGCCTAGTGCCTCACAGATACACTATATGGCGGACTCGCCGCTTACCCCAACGAGATTCCGCTCCAAATCCGAGGCAGACACAAGTACGAACCCAATCCATGCCCAGGCTATAATAAGCACAAGCGTGCGACCAAAAGAACGAAGGACCAGTTCATCGTCGTCCACGGATGCACAGTCGCCAGTTAGTGTGGATTCGCCGCGGGGTGAGCCAGCAGGCTCAGCGTCTGGATCCCTTTCGCTGCATGGTACGGTGACAAGAGAGGGGGAAATGGTTTCTTTTGTTGCCGATGATCTTATGGAGAAAATCCGTCAGAGCGGTGACCCATTGAAAGCTAAGAATAGGG GCAGTAGCATAGCAGGCTCATCAGCGAGTCTCACCCCTTCATCTTCATCACGTAGCCGCACCCCTTCCTTGAGCCCCTCTGGGATCAGCTCCAGTGCAATTCCCCCGGTGGACCCTGCGGCCCTGGCCGATATTGAGAAACACTGTAAGAGGGTGGCAGATAATGTCGACCTCATGATGGGACACCTGTCTAGTACACTACAGAAT ATGTCGGCAATTACTGTTGGTCATACTCAGACATACAGAGATGCTGTGGAAAAAGCCGGAGTCACTGTTGATCAAAGCGTTAAG TGTATGTATGCTCTGATCGCTAAGTGTGAAGAGCTCAACAGGACTATGGAGCCCGTACACAAACTTGCCAACCAAAT